A stretch of Streptomyces vietnamensis DNA encodes these proteins:
- a CDS encoding ferredoxin: MGDRWHVEVDRSVCIGSGMCVNHAPDGFRLDTARQSHPREPETDAGERLLAAAEGCPVEAILITLADGGEPVFPPEE, translated from the coding sequence ATGGGGGACCGCTGGCACGTCGAGGTCGACCGGAGCGTCTGCATCGGCTCCGGCATGTGCGTCAACCACGCCCCGGACGGCTTCCGGCTCGACACGGCCCGTCAGTCCCACCCCCGCGAACCGGAGACCGACGCGGGCGAACGCCTCCTCGCGGCGGCGGAGGGCTGCCCGGTGGAGGCCATCCTCATCACCCTGGCGGACGGCGGGGAACCGGTGTTCCCTCCGGAGGAGTAG
- a CDS encoding glycosyltransferase family 4 protein, with the protein MTAEAIEASPRQGVTAAGDGPLRIALLTYKGNPFCGGQGVYVRHLSRELVRLGHSVEVIGSQPYPVLDEGEDLAGLKLTEIASLDLYRSPDPFRTPKREEYRDWIDALEVATMWTGGFPEPLTFSLRARRMLAARRGDFDVVHDNQTLGYGLLGGPRAIGAPLVTTIHHPITVDRQLELDAAADWKRRASVRRWYAFTGMQKKVARRLPSVLTVSGTSRQEIVEHLGVREERIRVVHIGADTDLWSPDPSVAEVPGRIVTTSSADVPLKGLVFLIEALAKLRTENPEAHLVVVGKRAEDGPVAAAIERYGLDGAVSFVKGISDAELVDLYRSAQVACVPSLYEGFSLPAAEGMATGTALVATTGGAIPEVAGPDGETCLAVPPGDAGALAAALGRVLGDPELRARLGAAGRERVLANFTWARAAQGTAELYREAVARQGAGVRR; encoded by the coding sequence ATGACCGCTGAGGCCATAGAGGCAAGCCCCCGACAGGGCGTCACCGCGGCCGGTGACGGTCCGTTGCGGATCGCTCTCCTCACGTACAAGGGGAACCCGTTCTGCGGGGGCCAGGGCGTCTACGTCCGGCACCTCTCCCGCGAGCTCGTCCGCCTCGGCCACAGCGTCGAGGTCATCGGCTCCCAGCCGTACCCCGTCCTGGACGAGGGCGAGGACCTCGCGGGGCTCAAGCTCACCGAGATAGCCAGTCTCGACCTCTACCGCTCGCCGGACCCCTTCCGGACCCCGAAGCGCGAGGAGTACCGGGACTGGATCGACGCGCTCGAAGTCGCCACCATGTGGACCGGCGGCTTCCCCGAGCCGCTCACCTTCTCCCTGCGGGCCCGGCGCATGCTCGCCGCCCGCCGCGGCGACTTCGACGTCGTCCACGACAACCAGACCCTGGGGTACGGGCTCCTCGGCGGGCCGCGCGCGATCGGCGCGCCGCTCGTCACCACGATCCACCACCCCATCACCGTCGACCGGCAGCTCGAACTCGACGCCGCCGCCGACTGGAAGCGCCGCGCCTCCGTCCGCCGCTGGTACGCCTTCACCGGCATGCAGAAGAAGGTCGCCCGCCGGCTGCCGTCCGTCCTCACCGTCTCCGGCACCTCCCGCCAGGAGATCGTGGAGCACCTGGGCGTACGGGAGGAGCGCATCCGGGTCGTCCACATCGGTGCCGACACCGACCTGTGGTCGCCGGATCCGTCCGTCGCCGAGGTCCCCGGGCGGATCGTCACCACCTCCAGCGCCGACGTCCCGCTCAAGGGCCTGGTCTTCCTCATCGAGGCGCTCGCCAAGCTCCGTACGGAGAACCCCGAGGCGCACCTCGTCGTCGTCGGCAAGCGCGCCGAGGACGGGCCGGTGGCCGCCGCGATCGAGCGGTACGGGCTCGACGGCGCCGTCTCGTTCGTCAAGGGCATCAGCGATGCCGAGCTCGTGGACCTCTACCGGTCCGCGCAGGTCGCGTGCGTGCCGTCGCTGTACGAGGGGTTCTCGCTGCCGGCGGCGGAGGGGATGGCGACGGGGACCGCGTTGGTCGCGACGACGGGCGGCGCCATCCCGGAGGTTGCCGGTCCCGACGGCGAGACCTGCTTGGCGGTGCCGCCGGGGGATGCCGGTGCGCTGGCCGCTGCGCTGGGGCGGGTGCTTGGCGATCCCGAGCTGCGGGCTCGGCTGGGTGCCGCCGGGCGCGAGCGGGTCCTGGCCAACTTCACCTGGGCGCGGGCCGCGCAGGGGACGGCCGAGCTGTACCGCGAGGCCGTGGCCCGTCAGGGAGCCGGAGTCCGCCGGTGA
- a CDS encoding bifunctional DNA primase/polymerase: MGLPVLPLRADKRPLGNCRACEDLACGGRPNMATPGPCACPWPCHGWAAATTDPTVLTSPQWAAAWRRTRAIGYHPGGAGVTVVDLDNPAAVDWARTHLPPTTTVPTTRGQHWIYSGTMRSVNGVRDGVDLKSLMSYARWLGPGTGTLAELPDTVRALAEKEPAAVRPAPRAVTVSAPTGGGECRHRSPAYLERGIAMAEQRITDATSAIHTTVYRTFLAVLSAHGRCGCLTEAHIGRLFTAAQAKGELPRHCTEAWSNAQTALGM; encoded by the coding sequence ATGGGGCTGCCGGTCCTGCCCCTGCGGGCCGACAAGCGCCCCCTCGGCAACTGCCGCGCCTGCGAGGACCTGGCGTGCGGTGGACGCCCGAACATGGCTACCCCCGGCCCCTGCGCCTGCCCGTGGCCCTGCCATGGCTGGGCCGCCGCCACCACCGACCCGACCGTCCTCACCTCCCCGCAGTGGGCGGCCGCATGGCGCCGGACGCGGGCCATCGGCTACCACCCCGGCGGCGCCGGCGTGACCGTCGTCGACCTCGACAACCCGGCCGCCGTCGACTGGGCCCGCACCCACCTTCCGCCCACCACGACCGTGCCCACCACACGCGGACAGCACTGGATCTACTCCGGCACCATGCGCTCAGTGAACGGCGTCCGGGACGGCGTCGACCTGAAGTCCCTGATGTCCTACGCCCGGTGGCTCGGCCCCGGCACCGGCACCCTGGCGGAGCTGCCGGACACGGTGCGCGCGCTCGCCGAGAAGGAGCCCGCCGCCGTCCGGCCGGCGCCGCGTGCCGTGACCGTCTCCGCGCCGACCGGGGGCGGGGAGTGCCGGCACCGCTCGCCCGCCTACCTGGAGCGCGGTATCGCCATGGCCGAGCAGCGCATCACCGACGCTACGAGCGCCATTCACACCACGGTGTACCGGACGTTCCTGGCGGTGCTGTCCGCCCACGGCCGGTGCGGCTGCCTCACCGAGGCGCACATCGGCCGCCTGTTCACCGCCGCGCAGGCCAAGGGGGAGTTGCCCCGGCACTGCACCGAGGCGTGGTCCAACGCCCAGACCGCACTGGGGATGTGA
- a CDS encoding helix-turn-helix domain-containing protein — MASALTTLRSGLPDRYLTPDDIAELFGVPLETVYQWRRKRTGPPGFRVGKHVRYDPVAVQQWTRERMAADLAA, encoded by the coding sequence ATGGCATCCGCCTTGACCACCCTGCGATCCGGACTCCCCGACCGCTACCTCACCCCCGATGACATCGCCGAGCTGTTCGGCGTGCCTCTGGAGACCGTCTACCAGTGGCGCCGAAAGCGCACCGGCCCGCCCGGCTTCCGGGTCGGGAAGCACGTCCGGTACGACCCCGTCGCCGTCCAGCAGTGGACGCGTGAGCGCATGGCCGCCGACTTGGCCGCCTGA
- a CDS encoding TetR family transcriptional regulator yields the protein MTADSRADHRAASPPLTERQEARRRRILNASAQLAARGGFDAVQMREVAEAAGVALGTLYRYFPSKIHLLVATMQDQLQHMHTTLRKRPPAGADPAERVAETLMRAFRALQREPQLADAMVRALTFADRSVSPEVDTVSRVTTAIILDAMGAEHPTPSQLSVVRVIEHTWHSALITWLSGRASIAQVKIDIETVCRLIDLTAPGAGAAPGGE from the coding sequence ATGACCGCAGACAGCAGAGCGGACCACAGAGCCGCGTCGCCGCCCCTCACGGAGCGCCAGGAGGCGCGGAGGCGCCGCATCCTGAACGCCAGCGCCCAGCTCGCGGCCCGGGGCGGCTTCGACGCCGTGCAGATGCGGGAGGTCGCCGAAGCGGCGGGGGTCGCCCTCGGCACCCTGTACCGGTACTTCCCCTCCAAGATCCACCTCCTCGTGGCGACCATGCAGGACCAGCTCCAGCACATGCACACCACGCTGCGGAAGCGGCCGCCCGCCGGCGCGGACCCGGCGGAACGGGTCGCCGAGACCCTGATGCGCGCCTTCCGGGCGCTGCAGCGGGAACCGCAGCTGGCCGACGCGATGGTGCGGGCGCTGACCTTCGCGGACCGCAGCGTGAGCCCCGAGGTCGACACGGTCTCCCGGGTGACGACCGCGATCATCCTGGACGCGATGGGGGCGGAGCATCCGACCCCGAGTCAGCTCTCGGTGGTCCGGGTGATCGAGCACACCTGGCACTCGGCGCTGATCACCTGGCTGTCCGGACGCGCCTCGATCGCACAGGTGAAGATCGACATCGAGACGGTCTGCCGGCTGATCGACCTGACCGCCCCCGGGGCGGGTGCCGCTCCCGGGGGCGAGTGA
- a CDS encoding tyrosine-type recombinase/integrase, producing MAGHIQDRWFKVEQGADGKTRRVKTDRYGTGMRYRARYVGPDGTEKSKSFPDRQKRLAEQWLTSIETDMARGEYIDPKVGRTTFQQYAERWVAAQTTDVSTRTGAESRIRLHAYPYIGSRPLGSFQPEHIREWLRKLEDAGLAASTRRTIYANVSAVFTAAVDDRLIARNPFRAASVKAPAQASKRVRPWSVEQVFAVREALPAHYRAMVDVGGGCGLRQGEIFGLPVDEVGFLTGWLHVGYQVKLIGGRAVFAPPKRGKVRDVPLPVHVSRALAAHMKEFPPEEVTLPWETLNGPLVTKRLMFTTEEGKAVGRHYFNTASWKPALVAADVIPAPEPGERPKESREDGMHALRHFYASVLLDAGENIKALSGYLGHADPGFTLRTYTHLMPSSESRTRKAVDDVYKARGEAPDGPQTAQAA from the coding sequence ATGGCAGGTCACATCCAGGACCGTTGGTTCAAGGTCGAGCAGGGCGCCGACGGCAAGACCCGGCGCGTTAAGACGGACCGCTACGGCACGGGCATGCGCTACCGGGCCCGGTACGTCGGCCCCGACGGCACAGAGAAGTCCAAGAGCTTCCCCGACCGGCAGAAGCGCCTCGCCGAGCAGTGGCTGACGAGCATCGAGACGGACATGGCCAGGGGCGAGTACATCGACCCGAAGGTCGGACGCACCACCTTCCAGCAGTACGCCGAACGTTGGGTCGCCGCGCAGACGACGGACGTCTCCACGCGCACCGGAGCCGAGTCCAGGATCCGGCTGCACGCGTACCCGTACATCGGGTCCCGCCCCCTCGGTTCGTTCCAGCCCGAGCACATCCGGGAGTGGCTGCGGAAGCTGGAGGACGCGGGCCTGGCCGCGTCTACCCGGCGGACCATCTACGCCAACGTCTCGGCGGTCTTCACGGCCGCCGTGGACGACCGGCTCATCGCGCGGAATCCCTTCCGTGCCGCTTCGGTGAAGGCGCCGGCACAGGCTTCGAAGCGCGTTCGCCCGTGGAGCGTTGAGCAGGTGTTCGCGGTGCGAGAGGCGCTCCCAGCCCACTACCGGGCGATGGTCGACGTGGGCGGCGGCTGTGGGCTTCGGCAGGGCGAGATCTTCGGGCTTCCGGTCGACGAAGTCGGCTTCCTCACGGGGTGGTTGCACGTCGGCTATCAGGTGAAGCTCATCGGCGGACGAGCCGTCTTCGCCCCGCCGAAGCGCGGCAAGGTGCGTGACGTTCCCTTGCCCGTGCACGTGAGCCGCGCGCTGGCCGCCCATATGAAGGAGTTCCCGCCCGAGGAGGTCACGCTGCCGTGGGAGACGCTGAACGGTCCGCTCGTGACCAAGCGTCTGATGTTCACGACGGAGGAGGGCAAGGCCGTCGGCCGGCACTACTTCAACACCGCCTCCTGGAAGCCCGCCCTCGTGGCCGCGGACGTCATCCCGGCTCCTGAACCGGGGGAGAGGCCCAAGGAGTCGCGCGAGGACGGCATGCACGCGCTGAGGCACTTCTACGCCTCCGTGCTGCTCGACGCGGGCGAGAACATCAAGGCGTTGAGCGGCTATCTGGGGCACGCCGACCCCGGCTTCACGCTGAGGACGTACACCCACCTCATGCCGAGCAGCGAGAGCCGCACCCGGAAGGCTGTCGACGACGTCTACAAGGCGCGCGGCGAAGCACCCGACGGCCCACAGACGGCCCAGGCGGCATGA
- a CDS encoding aldehyde dehydrogenase: MTELVEHGKLFIGGELTDPLGDGVIEVISPHTEQVIGRVPHASEADVDRAVAAARAAFDHGPWPRMTVEERIAVVTRIKDAIAVRYEEIGRVISSQNGSPYSWSVLAQALGAMMVWDAAITVARDFPYEERRGGVLGPLLVRREPVGVVAAVVPWNVPQFTAAAKLGPALLAGCTVVLKPSPESPLDSYILGEIAAEAGLPEGVLSILPADREVSEYLVGHPGVDKVSFTGSVAAGKRVMEVASRNLTRVTLELGGKSAAVILPDADVATAVAGIVPAAWMNNGQACVAQTRILAPRSRYEEIAEALAAAAGALVVGDPLDPATQVGPLVARRQQQRSLDYIGIGQAEGAKVLTGGGRPAGLERGWYVEPTLFGDVDNSMRIAREEIFGPVICLLPYGDEAEARRIANDSDFGLSGSVWTGDVEHGIDFARGVRTGTFNVNTFSLDMLGPFGGYKNSGLGREFGPEGFGEYLEHKMIHLPGGYEGGA; the protein is encoded by the coding sequence ATGACCGAGCTTGTGGAGCACGGAAAGCTGTTCATCGGCGGGGAGTTGACCGATCCCCTCGGCGACGGGGTCATCGAGGTGATCTCCCCGCACACCGAGCAGGTCATCGGCCGTGTCCCGCACGCCTCCGAGGCCGATGTCGACCGGGCCGTGGCCGCCGCCCGCGCCGCCTTCGACCACGGCCCCTGGCCCCGGATGACCGTCGAGGAGCGGATCGCGGTCGTCACCCGCATCAAGGACGCCATCGCCGTCCGGTACGAGGAGATCGGCCGCGTCATCAGCTCCCAGAACGGCTCCCCGTACTCCTGGTCCGTCCTCGCCCAGGCGCTCGGCGCGATGATGGTCTGGGACGCGGCGATCACCGTCGCCCGGGACTTCCCGTACGAGGAGCGGCGCGGCGGTGTCCTCGGGCCGCTGCTCGTGCGGCGCGAGCCGGTAGGGGTGGTCGCGGCGGTCGTCCCGTGGAACGTGCCGCAGTTCACCGCCGCCGCCAAGCTGGGGCCCGCGCTGCTCGCCGGCTGCACGGTGGTCCTCAAGCCCTCGCCGGAGTCGCCGCTCGACTCGTACATCCTCGGTGAGATCGCGGCGGAGGCCGGGCTCCCGGAGGGGGTCCTGTCGATCCTGCCCGCCGACCGCGAGGTCAGCGAGTACCTCGTCGGCCACCCCGGCGTCGACAAGGTCTCCTTCACCGGATCGGTCGCCGCCGGCAAGCGGGTCATGGAGGTCGCCTCCCGCAACCTCACCCGCGTCACCCTCGAACTGGGCGGCAAGTCGGCCGCCGTGATCCTCCCCGACGCGGACGTGGCGACCGCCGTCGCCGGGATCGTCCCGGCCGCCTGGATGAACAACGGGCAGGCGTGCGTGGCCCAGACCCGCATCCTCGCGCCCCGCTCGCGGTACGAGGAGATCGCGGAGGCCCTCGCGGCGGCGGCCGGCGCGCTCGTCGTCGGCGACCCGCTCGACCCGGCCACCCAGGTCGGTCCGCTCGTCGCCCGGCGCCAGCAGCAGCGCTCCCTCGACTACATCGGGATCGGGCAGGCCGAGGGCGCCAAGGTCCTCACCGGCGGCGGACGTCCGGCCGGTCTGGAGCGCGGCTGGTACGTCGAGCCGACCCTCTTCGGCGACGTCGACAACTCGATGCGGATCGCCCGCGAGGAGATCTTCGGCCCGGTCATCTGCCTCCTGCCGTACGGGGACGAGGCCGAGGCCCGGCGGATCGCGAACGACTCCGACTTCGGGCTCAGCGGCAGCGTCTGGACCGGGGACGTGGAGCACGGCATCGACTTCGCCCGTGGCGTCCGCACCGGCACCTTCAACGTCAACACCTTCAGCCTCGACATGCTCGGCCCCTTCGGCGGCTACAAGAACTCGGGCCTGGGCCGGGAGTTCGGCCCCGAGGGCTTCGGCGAGTACCTGGAGCACAAGATGATCCACCTGCCCGGCGGCTACGAGGGCGGGGCGTGA
- a CDS encoding DNA cytosine methyltransferase: protein MTQPTLIRREHAARPLLLDLYSCAGGAGRGFDWAGFDVVGVDIRPRPNYPFTFVQADALEYLSALIASGEIERYAFIHTSPPCQAGCALTVGTNRSKGWGGTHVDLVPPTRDLLEASGLPYVIEQPNGKAEIRKDLTLCGEQFGLGVLRHRNFELGRWSVAQPAHVPHRGRVRGWRHGEFFDGPYVAAYGNGGGKPTIPELQAAMGIDWTDVREELTEAIPPAYTQWIGAAFLAQVRAGVAA, encoded by the coding sequence ATGACCCAACCCACCCTCATTCGGCGAGAGCACGCCGCCCGGCCGCTCCTGTTGGACCTGTACTCGTGCGCCGGCGGCGCCGGACGCGGGTTCGACTGGGCCGGGTTCGACGTCGTCGGCGTCGACATCCGCCCTCGCCCGAACTACCCCTTCACCTTCGTCCAGGCCGATGCCTTGGAGTACCTCTCCGCCCTGATCGCCTCCGGGGAGATCGAGCGGTACGCGTTCATCCACACCTCGCCGCCCTGCCAGGCCGGATGCGCGCTCACCGTCGGTACCAACCGGTCCAAGGGCTGGGGCGGCACCCACGTCGACCTGGTCCCGCCCACTCGTGATCTGCTGGAGGCGTCCGGCCTGCCGTACGTGATCGAGCAGCCCAACGGCAAGGCGGAGATCCGCAAGGACCTGACCTTGTGCGGCGAGCAGTTCGGCCTCGGCGTGCTGCGGCACCGGAACTTCGAACTCGGCCGGTGGAGCGTCGCCCAGCCCGCGCACGTCCCCCACCGAGGTCGAGTGCGGGGGTGGCGGCACGGGGAGTTCTTCGACGGCCCGTACGTCGCCGCGTACGGCAACGGCGGCGGAAAGCCCACCATCCCCGAGCTTCAGGCCGCCATGGGCATCGACTGGACCGACGTCCGGGAGGAACTCACCGAGGCCATCCCGCCCGCCTACACCCAGTGGATCGGCGCCGCGTTCCTGGCTCAGGTCCGGGCGGGGGTGGCGGCGTGA
- a CDS encoding class I SAM-dependent methyltransferase, translated as MLTVDFTRFPLAPGDRVLDLGCGAGRHAFECYRRGAQVVALDQNGEEIREVAKWFAAMKEAGEAPAGATATAMEGDALNLPFPDESFDVVIISEVMEHIPDDKGVLAEMVRVLKPGGRIAITVPRYGPEKVCWALSDAYHEVEGGHIRIYKADELLAKIRQAGLKPYGTHHAHALHSPYWWLKCAFGVDNDKALPVRAYHKLLVWDIMKKPALTRVAEQLLNPVVGKSFVAYATKPHLPKADAQ; from the coding sequence GTGCTGACCGTCGACTTCACCCGTTTTCCGCTCGCCCCCGGCGATCGTGTGCTCGATCTGGGCTGTGGTGCGGGGCGGCATGCCTTCGAGTGCTACCGGCGTGGTGCCCAGGTCGTGGCGCTCGACCAGAACGGCGAGGAGATCCGCGAGGTCGCCAAGTGGTTCGCCGCCATGAAGGAGGCCGGCGAGGCCCCGGCCGGTGCGACCGCCACCGCGATGGAGGGCGACGCCCTCAACCTGCCCTTCCCCGACGAGTCCTTCGACGTCGTGATCATCTCCGAGGTCATGGAGCACATCCCCGACGACAAGGGCGTGCTCGCCGAGATGGTCCGCGTCCTCAAGCCGGGCGGCCGGATCGCGATCACCGTGCCCCGGTACGGCCCCGAGAAGGTCTGCTGGGCGCTCTCCGACGCGTACCACGAGGTCGAGGGCGGCCACATCCGCATCTACAAGGCCGACGAGCTGCTCGCCAAGATCCGGCAGGCCGGCCTCAAGCCGTACGGCACCCACCACGCGCACGCGCTGCACTCGCCGTACTGGTGGCTCAAGTGCGCCTTCGGCGTGGACAACGACAAGGCGCTGCCGGTCCGCGCGTACCACAAGCTCCTGGTCTGGGACATCATGAAGAAGCCCGCCCTGACCCGGGTCGCCGAGCAGCTGCTCAACCCGGTCGTCGGCAAGAGCTTCGTCGCCTACGCCACCAAGCCCCACCTCCCCAAGGCCGACGCCCAGTGA